From a single Rhizobium lusitanum genomic region:
- a CDS encoding MDR family MFS transporter, translating to MTIQSQQAAPQPQPTGNDAPDRREIRAVIRGLMIVLGLAAIDQSIVATALPRIVSDLGGVTHLSWVVSAYVLASTSTMPLYGKLSDQYGRKPMIYTAILIFLLGSVLSGMAQTLPQLIIFRAIQGIGAGGLMPLAQIIIGDLVPPARRGRNQGSIAAVFAVCSVIGPVVGGVITDLLSWHWIFYVNLPIGAVALVMIGRAMKRPHQARSRRIDYLGAALLTACTTGFLLVLALGGNEWAWNSPEIIGLSAASLILSVFFVFHIRHEPEPVLPPDLFRNRLFVVACIVLALTFMGMLGASLFFPLFFQMVMGASPSQSGLLTGPLMVGFVISSMFNGRVLLQRSGRYKPAQLSGLGLATVAFAVLAWAAAESQGFAIIEPSIFALGLGLGLVMPTMTIAVQNALPLAHRGVGTATLAFFRSLGGLIGVTGSGAILAYRVHQATGASGSLDISSLTESGLKQLATASPDAHAAAIALYRHAIAMTFATGTVIVALALIALLFLPELPLRADHDEGTKPVR from the coding sequence ATGACCATCCAGAGTCAGCAAGCCGCTCCACAACCGCAGCCAACCGGAAACGATGCGCCCGACCGCCGTGAAATCCGCGCCGTCATCCGCGGCCTGATGATCGTTCTCGGCCTCGCCGCCATCGACCAGAGCATTGTCGCGACTGCCCTGCCGCGCATCGTCAGCGATCTCGGCGGCGTGACGCATCTGTCCTGGGTGGTCAGCGCCTATGTGCTGGCCTCGACCAGCACCATGCCGCTCTACGGCAAGCTCAGCGATCAATATGGCCGCAAGCCGATGATCTATACGGCGATCCTGATCTTCCTTCTCGGTTCCGTCTTGAGTGGCATGGCGCAGACGCTGCCCCAACTCATTATCTTCCGCGCCATTCAGGGAATTGGCGCCGGTGGACTGATGCCGCTCGCGCAGATCATCATCGGCGACCTGGTGCCGCCGGCCAGGCGCGGCCGCAACCAGGGCTCGATCGCTGCCGTCTTCGCCGTCTGCAGCGTCATCGGCCCGGTCGTCGGTGGCGTCATCACCGATCTGCTCTCCTGGCACTGGATTTTCTACGTCAACCTGCCGATCGGCGCGGTCGCCCTCGTCATGATCGGCCGCGCGATGAAGCGGCCGCATCAGGCGCGCAGCCGTCGCATCGACTATCTCGGCGCGGCCCTGCTGACCGCCTGCACCACCGGTTTCTTGCTGGTCCTTGCGCTTGGCGGCAACGAATGGGCCTGGAATTCACCGGAGATCATCGGCCTGTCGGCCGCCTCTCTCATCCTCAGTGTCTTCTTCGTCTTCCATATTCGCCACGAACCGGAGCCGGTGCTGCCACCCGATCTCTTTCGCAACCGCCTGTTCGTCGTCGCCTGCATCGTGCTGGCCTTGACCTTCATGGGCATGCTCGGGGCAAGCCTGTTCTTTCCGCTGTTCTTCCAGATGGTGATGGGCGCAAGTCCCTCGCAATCCGGCCTTCTGACCGGACCGCTGATGGTCGGCTTCGTCATCTCCTCGATGTTTAACGGGCGCGTGCTGCTGCAGCGCTCCGGCCGCTACAAGCCGGCCCAGCTTTCAGGCCTCGGCCTTGCAACCGTGGCCTTCGCCGTGCTTGCCTGGGCCGCCGCCGAAAGCCAGGGATTTGCCATTATAGAACCCTCGATCTTTGCGCTCGGCCTGGGGCTTGGGCTGGTGATGCCGACGATGACGATCGCGGTACAGAATGCCCTGCCGCTGGCCCATCGCGGTGTCGGCACGGCGACGCTTGCCTTCTTCCGCTCGCTCGGTGGCCTGATCGGCGTCACCGGCTCCGGCGCCATCCTGGCCTATCGCGTGCACCAGGCGACCGGCGCCTCCGGCAGCCTGGACATATCGTCACTGACCGAAAGCGGCCTGAAGCAACTCGCCACCGCATCGCCGGACGCCCATGCAGCGGCGATCGCGCTCTACCGCCACGCTATCGCCATGACCTTCGCCACCGGAACCGTCATCGTGGCACTGGCGCTGATCGCCCTATTGTTCCTGCCGGAACTGCCGCTGAGAGCGGATCACGACGAGGGCACCAAGCCGGTACGTTGA
- a CDS encoding MarR family winged helix-turn-helix transcriptional regulator, producing the protein MHEAGHADDIEEAMALAEALRPALHRLHRQLRRETDDPGISPLQALLLVAIVRQPGIGVAELARLEKLRGPTISGHIKAMEREGLVARAAPDPQDRRRNGLIATDKGRGIIHAMKQKRTDWLAFELAKLSPDARAAIRAAIGPLGEIGQ; encoded by the coding sequence ATGCATGAAGCCGGACACGCCGACGATATCGAAGAGGCAATGGCGCTCGCCGAAGCGCTGCGCCCGGCCCTACATCGCCTTCACCGGCAACTGCGGCGTGAGACCGACGACCCCGGCATCTCACCGCTGCAAGCGCTTCTCCTCGTCGCTATCGTCCGGCAACCAGGCATCGGCGTCGCCGAGCTGGCCCGGCTGGAAAAGCTGCGTGGACCGACGATATCGGGGCACATCAAGGCCATGGAACGCGAAGGCCTCGTCGCCCGCGCCGCGCCCGATCCGCAAGACCGGCGGCGCAACGGCCTGATCGCCACCGACAAGGGACGAGGCATCATTCATGCCATGAAGCAGAAGCGAACCGACTGGCTCGCCTTCGAACTCGCCAAATTATCACCCGACGCGCGCGCCGCAATTCGCGCCGCCATCGGCCCACTCGGAGAGATCGGACAATGA
- a CDS encoding BA14K family protein translates to MTVRRLLSAVSATALSVLLAVSSINPATAGPIQPLPQPLALQTNGALQTTGQANGVTEVQYRHHRPHYRPHYRPYYRPGYHHRPGYWQGHRGYRYGRPGYRRHHDGWWYPMAAFTAGAIVGGAVARPSHGTGHARWCANRYRSYRASDNTYQPSNGPRRQCVVR, encoded by the coding sequence ATGACCGTGAGGAGACTGTTGTCGGCGGTGTCAGCCACCGCCTTGAGTGTTTTGCTTGCCGTTTCGTCCATCAATCCGGCCACTGCGGGGCCAATCCAACCCCTGCCGCAGCCATTGGCATTGCAGACGAACGGGGCTTTGCAGACGACCGGCCAGGCCAATGGCGTGACCGAAGTGCAATATCGTCATCACCGACCGCACTATCGTCCGCATTACCGTCCGTACTATCGCCCTGGCTATCATCATCGCCCGGGCTATTGGCAGGGCCATCGCGGCTATCGTTACGGACGCCCAGGCTATCGCCGGCATCATGATGGCTGGTGGTATCCGATGGCCGCCTTCACCGCGGGCGCGATCGTCGGTGGTGCCGTGGCCCGCCCATCGCATGGGACTGGGCACGCTCGCTGGTGCGCCAACCGGTATCGGTCGTATCGCGCCTCCGACAACACCTATCAGCCGAGCAATGGTCCGCGCCGGCAGTGCGTCGTGCGGTGA
- a CDS encoding SDR family oxidoreductase: MPDWTVKDIPSQTGRIAVITGATSGIGYEAAKALAAAGARVIIASRNERKGAEVLAEIRAATPGADVTFEPLDLASLVSVARAATRIAASAPRIDLLINNAGVMAIPDRHETEDGFETQMGANYIGHFALNMRLLPNVLATRSPRVVTVSSLAHRSGKINFDDLQWEESYGAWRAYCQSKLATLMFSLELDRIARAEGWNLTSTAAHPGFAITGLQSTGPRMGRNRPGLLELLSKAIEPILSHSAAGGALPTLFAATSPIAEGGVMYGPDGFYELKGPPVRAKIAPSARNKAIWRRLWEVSEQLTGLRMPAPAIA, encoded by the coding sequence ATGCCCGACTGGACCGTGAAAGACATTCCCTCGCAGACCGGCCGCATCGCTGTCATCACCGGCGCCACCAGCGGCATTGGCTATGAAGCCGCAAAGGCACTGGCGGCCGCCGGCGCCAGGGTGATCATCGCGTCGCGTAATGAGAGAAAAGGTGCTGAAGTGCTGGCCGAAATCCGTGCCGCGACACCCGGCGCCGACGTAACCTTCGAACCACTCGATCTCGCCAGCCTCGTTTCCGTCGCCCGCGCCGCCACGCGCATCGCCGCTTCCGCGCCAAGGATCGACCTGCTCATCAACAATGCCGGCGTCATGGCCATTCCGGACCGGCATGAGACGGAGGATGGCTTTGAGACGCAGATGGGTGCGAATTATATCGGTCACTTCGCCCTGAACATGCGGCTGCTGCCCAATGTCCTTGCCACCAGGAGCCCGCGCGTCGTCACCGTCAGCAGCCTGGCGCACCGCAGCGGCAAGATCAATTTTGACGATCTGCAATGGGAAGAGAGCTACGGCGCATGGCGCGCCTATTGCCAGTCGAAGCTGGCGACGCTGATGTTCAGCCTCGAACTCGACCGGATCGCCCGCGCCGAGGGCTGGAACCTCACGAGCACAGCAGCCCACCCCGGTTTCGCGATCACTGGCCTGCAAAGCACTGGCCCACGCATGGGCCGGAACAGGCCGGGCTTGCTTGAGCTGCTTAGCAAGGCAATAGAGCCGATCCTCTCGCATTCGGCGGCGGGCGGCGCCTTGCCAACGTTGTTCGCCGCCACCTCGCCTATTGCCGAGGGCGGCGTCATGTATGGTCCTGATGGTTTCTACGAGCTGAAAGGCCCGCCCGTGCGTGCCAAGATCGCGCCCTCCGCCCGAAACAAAGCCATATGGCGGCGGCTCTGGGAGGTATCGGAGCAGTTGACGGGATTGAGGATGCCGGCGCCGGCTATAGCGTGA
- a CDS encoding class I SAM-dependent methyltransferase — MTTKTTRSDFVQFFRSWVSDPMRVAAIAPSGERLARLMTQEIEPLNGPVLELGPGTGVFTRALLARGVAECDLTLVEFGEEFVVPLRGRFPDARVVQMDAAQLAQCGLFANTPFGAVVSGLPLLSMSPEKITAIVGGAFATMKPGGSFYQFTYGPRCPVARSILNRLGLKATRVGGTVRNIPPAGVYRISRGKPLELSIDGSEYRSTHDNAGIAVYAADTSAADVGQPEAGA, encoded by the coding sequence ATGACGACAAAGACGACACGCTCCGATTTCGTGCAGTTCTTCCGCTCGTGGGTAAGCGACCCCATGCGCGTGGCGGCGATCGCGCCGTCCGGCGAACGGCTGGCGCGGCTGATGACGCAGGAGATCGAGCCGCTCAACGGTCCGGTCCTCGAACTCGGTCCGGGCACTGGCGTCTTCACGCGCGCATTGCTTGCGCGCGGCGTCGCCGAATGCGATTTGACCCTGGTCGAGTTCGGGGAGGAATTCGTCGTTCCGTTGCGGGGCCGTTTTCCTGATGCGCGCGTCGTGCAGATGGATGCGGCGCAGCTCGCCCAGTGCGGCTTGTTCGCCAACACGCCATTCGGCGCGGTTGTCAGCGGTTTGCCGCTGCTTTCCATGTCTCCGGAGAAGATCACCGCGATCGTCGGCGGTGCTTTCGCGACGATGAAGCCCGGCGGCTCCTTCTATCAGTTCACCTACGGTCCGCGCTGTCCGGTGGCGCGATCGATCCTCAATCGCCTCGGCCTGAAGGCGACACGCGTCGGCGGCACGGTGCGCAATATTCCGCCAGCGGGCGTCTATCGGATATCGCGTGGAAAACCGTTGGAGCTCTCTATCGATGGTTCCGAATATCGCAGCACGCATGATAATGCCGGCATCGCCGTCTATGCGGCTGATACCAGCGCGGCCGACGTGGGGCAGCCGGAAGCGGGCGCATAA
- a CDS encoding aldo/keto reductase has translation MSDFNAAKSGQFKIGGDLSVNRLGFGAMRITGYGIWGEPDDHAESIRTLKRLPELGIDFIDTADSYGPDVSERLIKEALYPYDKKVVVATKGGLTRTGPGEWIPVGRPEYLIQQAHKSLRNLGLEQIDLWQLHRIDPKVPAAEQFDAIKSLLDAKIIRHAGLSEVSVADIEAASKYFKVATVQNRYNLIDRTSEDVLDYCEKHNIGFIPWFPLASGELAKEGSLLDTIAKKHGAAPSQIALAWVLKRSPVMLPIPGTSKVKHLEENTAAVNITLSDEEFSALDAEGKKAFAAA, from the coding sequence ATGTCAGATTTTAACGCAGCCAAGTCCGGTCAATTCAAGATCGGCGGCGATCTCAGCGTCAATCGCCTCGGCTTCGGCGCCATGCGCATTACCGGTTACGGCATCTGGGGCGAGCCGGACGATCACGCTGAATCCATCCGTACCCTCAAGCGCCTGCCGGAACTCGGCATCGACTTCATCGACACGGCGGATTCTTACGGTCCCGATGTCTCCGAGCGTCTGATCAAGGAAGCGCTCTATCCCTACGACAAGAAGGTGGTTGTCGCCACCAAGGGCGGCCTGACGCGCACCGGTCCTGGCGAATGGATTCCCGTCGGACGTCCGGAATATCTCATCCAGCAGGCGCATAAGAGCCTGCGCAATCTAGGTCTCGAGCAGATCGACCTCTGGCAGCTTCACCGCATCGATCCCAAGGTGCCGGCGGCCGAACAGTTCGATGCCATCAAGTCGCTACTGGACGCCAAGATCATCCGCCATGCGGGCCTTAGCGAAGTGTCGGTCGCCGACATCGAGGCTGCCTCGAAGTATTTCAAGGTGGCAACGGTGCAGAACCGCTACAACCTCATCGACCGCACCAGCGAAGACGTGCTCGACTATTGCGAAAAGCATAATATCGGCTTTATTCCCTGGTTCCCGCTTGCATCCGGTGAACTTGCTAAGGAGGGCTCGCTGCTCGACACTATTGCCAAGAAGCACGGCGCGGCCCCAAGCCAGATCGCGCTTGCCTGGGTCCTGAAGCGCAGCCCGGTGATGTTGCCGATCCCCGGGACGTCGAAGGTCAAGCACCTCGAGGAGAATACGGCGGCGGTCAATATCACCCTGTCCGACGAAGAGTTCTCGGCGCTGGATGCCGAAGGCAAGAAGGCGTTCGCAGCCGCTTGA